The window TGTAGATAGTGCTCGAGCAGCTCCAAATCCGCCGATCCCTAAAGGTGTACTGGCTTTTTCACCACCACCAGCAAGCATTGCATCAGCATCACCATAAGCAATCATACGAGCTGCATGACCAATATTGTGAACACCTGATGAACATGCGGTTGCAATCGAAATACTAGGACCTTTTAGACCATAAATAATCGATAAGTGACCCGCTATCATATTAACAATAGTTGATGGCACAAAAAATGGACTAATTTTACGTGGACCACCATTAATCAAAGCACTATGATTTTCTTCAATCAATCCCAATCCACCAATACCGGAACCAATTGCACAACCAATGCGTTTTGCATTTTGTTCAGTAATTTCTATGCCTGCATCTTGCATAGCTTGAATACCCGCTGCGATACCATATTGGATGAAATAATCCATCTTACGCGCATCTTTACGAGTAATATTATAATCTTCGCCATTAAAGTCTTTTACCATGGCTGCAAAACGTGTTGCGAAAGGGGTTGTATCAAAGTGTTCGATAAATTCTACACCGCTTTGACCAGCTAATAATGCCTGCCATGTAGACTCAACTGTATTACCAACTGGAGATATTAGCCCCATTCCAGTAACAACAACTCTGCGTTTAGACATGTTGTTTCTCCTGAAAAGGATAAAAAAGAGAATTGCTCTTATTTTTCATAATAAGATGACTGTGATATTTAAATAAAAACTAGGCGATCATATGACCGCCTAATTTCAGATTTTAGCTAAATCTTATTGATTTGCCGTCACATAGTCAATTGCAGCTTGAACTGTTGTGATTTTTTCAGCTTCTTCATCAGGAATTTCAGTATCAAATTCTTCTTCTAAAGCCATAACTAATTCAACAGTATCAAGAGAGTCAGCACCTAGATCTTCAACAAAAGAAGATTCGTTTTTAACTTCTTCTTCTTTAACACCAAGTTGCTCAACAATAATTTTCTTAACTCGCTCTTCAATAGTACTCATACTCTTTTTTTTCCTATAAATATCGCCAAAATCGGCGGTGATTGTAAGTTTATAAAATGTTGAAAAAGTTGCAACTAAATTTTTCAACCCAACTGTTTACTTTTTGCTCATTCTACCAAAAATTTAGGCTATTTTACACTATTCTAACAAATTAAACCATATACATGCCACCATTGACATGCAAAGTTTCACCTGAAATATATGCGGCATCATCTGATACCAAAAAAGCAACAGCATTAGCAATCTCTTTAGGATCACCTAAACGATTAGCTGGAACCTGTGATAAAATAGCAGCACGTTGATCATCAGTCAGTGCTTTAGTCATATCTGTTTCAATAAAACCAGGAGCTACCACATTAACGGTAATTCCTCGTGAAGCAACTTCTCTCGCTAATGATTTACTAAAACCAATTAAGCCCGCCTTTGCAGCAGCATAATTCGCTTGGCCAGCATTACCCATAGTACCTACAACAGAACCTATTGTAACAATTCGACCATAACGTTTTTTCATCATTGTACGCATTAATGCTTTAGATAAACGAAATACAGATGTTAAGTTTGTATCAAGAATATCTTGCCACTCATCATCCTTCATTCGCATCAATAAATTGTCTCGGGTAATACCTGCATTGTTAACTAAAATATCAATATCACCATATTGTGTTTTGACCGCATCAATCACTGACTCTATTGATTTTTCATCAGTAACATTTAATGCAAATCCTTTACCGTGAGATCCTAAATATTGACTGATAGCCTGAGCGCCATTTTCAGTTGTCGCCGTACCAATAACAATTGCGCCATTTTCAACTAATTTTTCAGCGATTGCTCGACCAATTCCTCGACTTGCGCCAGTAACTAAAGCAATTTTTCCAGATAAATTCATGTTAACCCCTTTGTTATTTAACACTTTCTAGTGCGGTTAATAGTGAAGTAGAATCGTTAACTGCTGAACCAGAGAGTGAGTCAACAATACGCTTAGTTAGTCCAGTTAATACTTTAGCTGGTCCCATTTCAATAAGTACTGATGAGCCATTCTTTGCCATATATTCAACAATTTCAGTCCAGCGAACGGGACTATATAATTGAGCAACTAATGCATCTTTTATCGCTTGTGCGTCATCTTCAATTTTAACATTTACATTATTAATAACTGGATAATTAGGTTTATTAAATACGATATCATCTAATGTTTTTGCTAACTTATCAGCCGCAGGTTTCATTAAAGCACAGTGAGAAGGAACACTTACCGCTAATGGTAAAGCACGTTTTGCACCAGCTTCTTTACATAAAATACCCGCTCTCTCAACAGCTTCTTTATTACCCGCAATAACAACTTGTCCTGGCGAGTTAAAATTGACCGGTGATACAACTTGTCCCTGTGTAGCTTCTTGACAAGCTTTAACTATCGAATCGTTATCCAAACCAATAATTGCATACATAGCACCTGTACCGACTGGAACCGCTTCTTGCATTAGTTTACCGCGTAATTCAACTAATTTAATCGCATCTTTAAAATCAATAACCCCAGCACATACTAAAGCTGAGTACTCACCTAAACTGTGGCCAGCCATGAACTGTGGTTTAGCACCATTTTCTTGTTGCCAAACACGAAAAACAGCAACTGAGGCCGCAAGCAATGCTGGCTGAGTAATCCAAGTCTTATTTAATTCTTCAGCTGGGCCATCTTGCACGAGTTGCCACAAATCATAGCCTAGAACTGATGATGCTTCAGCAAATGTGTCTTTTACTACACAATATTTTTCACCTAATTCATTAAGCATTCCAACTGATTGTGAGCCTTGTCCTGGAAATACCATTGCAAACTGAGTCATGAATATACCTTTTTACTTTTAATCATCAATGGAGATAAGAGCAAATGCCCTCGCTCCCTATTTCATATTAGAATCGAACTAAAATCGATCCCCAAACAAAACCACCACCAAATGCTTCTAATAGTAATAATTGATCACGCTTAACTCGTCCATCACGAACACCAATGTCTAATGCACAAGGAACCGATGCAGCAGATGTATTGCCTTGCTTATCAAGAGTGACAATCACTTTACTCATATCCATATCTAAACGTTTTGCTGTTGCAGATATAATACGTAAATTAGCTTGATGAGGAATAAGCCAATCCAAATGTGATTTATCAATATTATTTTCTATCAACATTTCATCAACAAGATTTGATAACTCACGCACAGCTACTTTGAATACATCATTACCTTGCATCGTCATATAAACGGGATCATTCATATTACGGCGATCAACATAAGGATATTTTAATAAATCACCATAACGACCATCAGAATGTAAATGGCTAGCAATAATTCCTGGTTGCTCGGATGCCCCAACAACAACTGCACCAGCACCATCACCAAAAATGATAATAGTACTACGATCCTCAGGATCAACCCCACGAGTGAGCATGTCAGCGCCAATCACTAAAGCATGTTTAACTGCACCTGTTTTTACATATTTATCAGCAATATCAAGCGCATAAATAAAACCAGAGCATGCAGCTGAAACGTCAAACGCAATTAAGTCAGGTAGATCCAGTTTTGCTTGTAATTCTGTCGCAGTACTTGGAAATGCATTCACTGATGTCGCTGTTGCAACAACAATTAGACCGATATCATTTTTATCGATACCAGCCATTTCAATAGCATTAATAGCAGCTTCATAGGCCATTGACGTAACTGTTTCATCTGGCGCAGCAATACGTCTTTCTTTTATCCCGGTACGAGTTGTTATCCATTCATCACTCGTATCAACCATTTTTTCAAGATCAGCATTAGTTCTGATTTGTTTTGGAAGATAACTTCCTGTGCCTAAAATTTTTGTATACATTAGTTATTTTCACTCTTTGGTAATGCGGAAGAAAGGCTTTTTGCAATTCTTTCAGGTATATTATTTTTAATCGCTAATATTGCTTGCTCAATTGCAGCAAAAAATGATTTTTGATTTGCACTTCCATGGCTTTTAATCACTATACTTTGCAAACCAAGCAGGCAAGCTCCATTATAATGGCTTGGATCTAAATGACCAAAATTTTTCGTCATCTTTTTCTGGATCCAATGACCGATCAATTTCATCAAGATTGAACGCCTTTTTGCCATTAGTTGTGTTGAGGATAAGAAAATCTGAATTAAACCTTCAACAGTCTTCAGTGTAACGTTACCAACAAAACCATCACAAACTAATACATCAGCTTTACCGGTAAGAATATCATTACCTTCTAGATAACCAATAAAATTAATATTATTATCAGCTTTTAGAATACTAGCTGCTACACGTATGCGATCAACGCCCTTAATATCTTCTTCGCCAATATTGAGCAAAGCAACTCTCGGGTTATCAATATTTAGCATCGTCCGCGCTAAAATATCGCCCATTAAAGCAAATTGCACTAGCATATCACTGTTACATTCCGCATTAGCTCCCAAATCAAGCACAACTGTATGTCGGTGATTTAAGGCGGGTAATATTGCTACTAATGCAGGGCGTTCAATACCATCAATTGAATGTAATAACAACTTAGATAATCCCATCAAAGCCCCTGTATTTCCAGCGCTGACACAAGCTTGAGCTTTATGTTGTTTGACTAAATCTAAAGCAACGCGCATAGAAGATCCTTGGCTATGTCGAATAGCCAAAGAAGGCCTCATATCATTTGCTATAACAGCGGTAGATTCAACAACGCTTATACGCGAATAATTTTTAGGCAACAGAGGTACGATTCTAGCTGGATCTCCAACCAAAATAATATGTAGATTAGGATAACTATCTAATGCTTGCAGAGCAGCAGGAACAACAACGCGAGGACCATAGTCCCCGCTCATAGCATCTAACGCAACGGTTAGATTGTCCAAAATATCATCCAAATATCAGGTAATTATTTAATAATAACCTTACGACCGCGATAATAACCATCAGCGGTTACATGATGACGTAAATGGGTTTTTCCTGATTCATCAACTGAAATATTTGCTACAGTTAATGCATCATGAGCACGACGCATACCACGTTTTGCTCTAGTTTTTCGATTCTGTTGAACGGCCATGGACTAACTCCTCTTCTTTAAGGCTTATTTTTCAAACTGGCTAAAATTGCAAATGGATTGGGTTTTTCATCCTCAACAGGAATCTGACCAAATACCAAATCTGCTTCCGACACTTCACAGTGCTGACTATCATGTACCGGCGCAATCGGTAAAGCGAGAATAATTTCATCTTCAACCAATGCAAGCATATCTACTTCACCAAACTCATTAACAAGAGCGGGCTCATAGTGCTCCGGTAGTGCCTCTGCTTGAGCATCGCTCTTGACAGGGCTAAACTTATTTTTAACATGAATAAACATATCAAATGGTTGCTGACAACGTTGACAAATTAATGTCACTGTTACCTTTGCATCAACTGTAATGACACAAAGACGCTGTTCATCAATATTAAATGATAAGTTACATTCAATATTACTATTTACACTTTCAACTGACTCAGCCAAACGACTCGCATTTTTAGCTGGATAATACCCAGAGTAATCTAATCGCTTCTGAGCGGTTTTGATTGGGTCAATTGTTAAAGGCAATCTATTTTCCATAAGGCGCGCATCTTACCGTTAAATCCCATTTTCGTCAATGGGATTATCACTATTTATTCAATTTGAATTAACTGAATTTAAGTCAAGAAACCAGTCAACTCAGGTTTTATACCATTAATATGATCTAATGTACTCTATAATAAATACTATTCAGAATAAGTAAAAATGGTTGTAACTAATCTAACTCCTGACACTTTACTCGCAATATCAGCCGCTAATCGGCCATCAGTTGGCGTAACAATCCCTAATAAAAAGACTTCGCCATTTTCAGTAATAACTTTAATATCACGAGCCTTTGTGTCTTTATTAGCAACCAGAGCTGATTTAACTTTTGTTGTAATCCAAGCATCATCAGTTATAGTAAGCGCCCCCACCGTATCACTAATACGCATCTGATTATAGAGTTTCTTCACACCATCTACGCTTTCCACAATAGATACAGCTTTATCAATGACCGCTTGAGAAGCTGCTTGTCCTGTTAATAATACATTACCATTATAAGAAGAGGCAACCACGCG is drawn from Orbaceae bacterium BiB and contains these coding sequences:
- the plsX gene encoding phosphate acyltransferase PlsX, which codes for MDNLTVALDAMSGDYGPRVVVPAALQALDSYPNLHIILVGDPARIVPLLPKNYSRISVVESTAVIANDMRPSLAIRHSQGSSMRVALDLVKQHKAQACVSAGNTGALMGLSKLLLHSIDGIERPALVAILPALNHRHTVVLDLGANAECNSDMLVQFALMGDILARTMLNIDNPRVALLNIGEEDIKGVDRIRVAASILKADNNINFIGYLEGNDILTGKADVLVCDGFVGNVTLKTVEGLIQIFLSSTQLMAKRRSILMKLIGHWIQKKMTKNFGHLDPSHYNGACLLGLQSIVIKSHGSANQKSFFAAIEQAILAIKNNIPERIAKSLSSALPKSENN
- the yceD gene encoding 23S rRNA accumulation protein YceD translates to MENRLPLTIDPIKTAQKRLDYSGYYPAKNASRLAESVESVNSNIECNLSFNIDEQRLCVITVDAKVTVTLICQRCQQPFDMFIHVKNKFSPVKSDAQAEALPEHYEPALVNEFGEVDMLALVEDEIILALPIAPVHDSQHCEVSEADLVFGQIPVEDEKPNPFAILASLKNKP
- the acpP gene encoding acyl carrier protein, with protein sequence MSTIEERVKKIIVEQLGVKEEEVKNESSFVEDLGADSLDTVELVMALEEEFDTEIPDEEAEKITTVQAAIDYVTANQ
- the dolP gene encoding division/outer membrane stress-associated lipid-binding lipoprotein; the encoded protein is MKKIVLIAAIISSSVMLQGCVAAVVGMGAGATKVATDPRTTGTQVDDTTLDSKIGIKLKDEGDYFKGSRVVASSYNGNVLLTGQAASQAVIDKAVSIVESVDGVKKLYNQMRISDTVGALTITDDAWITTKVKSALVANKDTKARDIKVITENGEVFLLGIVTPTDGRLAADIASKVSGVRLVTTIFTYSE
- the fabG gene encoding 3-oxoacyl-ACP reductase FabG translates to MNLSGKIALVTGASRGIGRAIAEKLVENGAIVIGTATTENGAQAISQYLGSHGKGFALNVTDEKSIESVIDAVKTQYGDIDILVNNAGITRDNLLMRMKDDEWQDILDTNLTSVFRLSKALMRTMMKKRYGRIVTIGSVVGTMGNAGQANYAAAKAGLIGFSKSLAREVASRGITVNVVAPGFIETDMTKALTDDQRAAILSQVPANRLGDPKEIANAVAFLVSDDAAYISGETLHVNGGMYMV
- the rpmF gene encoding 50S ribosomal protein L32, with the translated sequence MAVQQNRKTRAKRGMRRAHDALTVANISVDESGKTHLRHHVTADGYYRGRKVIIK
- a CDS encoding beta-ketoacyl-ACP synthase III; the protein is MYTKILGTGSYLPKQIRTNADLEKMVDTSDEWITTRTGIKERRIAAPDETVTSMAYEAAINAIEMAGIDKNDIGLIVVATATSVNAFPSTATELQAKLDLPDLIAFDVSAACSGFIYALDIADKYVKTGAVKHALVIGADMLTRGVDPEDRSTIIIFGDGAGAVVVGASEQPGIIASHLHSDGRYGDLLKYPYVDRRNMNDPVYMTMQGNDVFKVAVRELSNLVDEMLIENNIDKSHLDWLIPHQANLRIISATAKRLDMDMSKVIVTLDKQGNTSAASVPCALDIGVRDGRVKRDQLLLLEAFGGGFVWGSILVRF
- the fabF gene encoding beta-ketoacyl-ACP synthase II, whose translation is MSKRRVVVTGMGLISPVGNTVESTWQALLAGQSGVEFIEHFDTTPFATRFAAMVKDFNGEDYNITRKDARKMDYFIQYGIAAGIQAMQDAGIEITEQNAKRIGCAIGSGIGGLGLIEENHSALINGGPRKISPFFVPSTIVNMIAGHLSIIYGLKGPSISIATACSSGVHNIGHAARMIAYGDADAMLAGGGEKASTPLGIGGFGAARALSTNNDNPKAASRPWDKDRDGFVLGDGAGILFLEEFEHAKKRGAKIYAELVGFGMSGDAYHMTSPPEDGSGAALAMECAIRDAGITPEQIGYINAHGTSTPAGDKAETQAVKSIFKENSHKVMVSSTKSMIGHLLGAAGAVESIFTVLALRDQAIPPTINLDNPDVGCDLDYVPHTARQVKNMEYALCNSFGFGGTNGSVLFKKV
- the fabD gene encoding ACP S-malonyltransferase, with the translated sequence MTQFAMVFPGQGSQSVGMLNELGEKYCVVKDTFAEASSVLGYDLWQLVQDGPAEELNKTWITQPALLAASVAVFRVWQQENGAKPQFMAGHSLGEYSALVCAGVIDFKDAIKLVELRGKLMQEAVPVGTGAMYAIIGLDNDSIVKACQEATQGQVVSPVNFNSPGQVVIAGNKEAVERAGILCKEAGAKRALPLAVSVPSHCALMKPAADKLAKTLDDIVFNKPNYPVINNVNVKIEDDAQAIKDALVAQLYSPVRWTEIVEYMAKNGSSVLIEMGPAKVLTGLTKRIVDSLSGSAVNDSTSLLTALESVK